A region of Oncorhynchus masou masou isolate Uvic2021 chromosome 29, UVic_Omas_1.1, whole genome shotgun sequence DNA encodes the following proteins:
- the LOC135521250 gene encoding tumor necrosis factor-like, whose product MEGYAMTPEDMERGLENSLVDSGPVYKTTVTAVAERKASRGWLWRLCGVLLTAALCAAAALLFAWCRHGRLATMQDRMEPQLEIFIGAKDTHNTLKQIAGNAKAAIHLEGEYNPNLTADTLQWRKDYGQAFSQGGFKLQGNQILIPHTGLFFVYSQASFRVKCNGPGERTTPLSHVIWRYSDSIGVDGNLLSGVRSVCQQNYINAESNIGEGWYNAVYLSAVFQLNEGDKLWTETNRMTDVEPEHGKNFFGVFAL is encoded by the exons ATGGAGGGGTATGCGATGACACCTGAAGACATGGAGAGGGGCCTTGAAAATAGCCTTGTGGACAGTGGCCCTGTGTACAAGACAACAGTGACAGCTGTCGCTGAGAGAAAGGCCTCCAGAGGTTGGCTATGGAGGCTGTGTGGCGTTCTCTTAACAGCAGCTTTATGCGCGGCAGCAGCCCTGCTCTTTGCCTGGTGTCGGCATGGAAGACTGGCAACG ATGCAGGACAGAATGGAGCCTCAGCTGGAGATATTCATTGGTGCAAAAG ATACCCACAATACATTGAAGCAGATTGCCGGCAATGCAAAAGCAGCCATCCATTTAGAGG GTGAATACAATCCTAATCTTACCGCTGACACACTGCAGTGGAGAAAGGATTACGGCCAGGCCTTTTCCCAGGGCGGGTTCAAGCTACAAGGGAACCAAATCCTCATCCCACACACTGGGCTCTTCTTCGTTTACAGCCAGGCTTCGTTTAGGGTCAAGTGCAATGGCCCGGGCGAGCGTACCACTCCTCTGAGTCACGTTATTTGGCGCTATTCGGACTCCATCGGGGTTGATGGTAATCTACTTAGCGGGGTAAGGTCAGTTTGTCAACAAAACTACATTAATGCTGAGTCCAATATTGGTGAAGGCTGGTATAATGCAGTTTACCTTAGTGCAGTGTTTCAGCTGAATGAAGGGGACAAACTGTGGACTGAGACCAATCGAATGACCGACGTGGAGCCAGAGCATGGCAAGAACTTCTTTGGTGTGTTTGCACTATGA